Below is a window of Bacteroidota bacterium DNA.
GACAAATTCTACCTATCATTCTATGCGGATTTGGGCAACGCGTGGAGCAGCGCGAAACCGAAACTGAAAGAATTCAAGAGTGACGCGGGCATCGAGTTGCGCCTCGAATCATTCTCGTGGTATGCATACCCGACTCGCATTTTCTTCAATGCGTCGTACGGGTTTAGCGAGTTTGAGAAAGATGTACGCGGTACTCCCGTCAGATACGGGAAAGAGTGGCGCTTCTATTTCGGCGTGTTGTTTGGATTTGATTTCGATTGAGATTATGGAAGGATATGCGATGAGGCTTCTGAGGGTTGTCATTCTTTCAGTTCTGTTCGCGCAGAGTTCGTTTGGCGGAGATGGAGAACGGTCAGTTGTTCTTCAGCTTGCGACGCATCAACAAGCATTTACCGGAAACGTTCAGATTGATTTCTTTAATCCGCCGCAAGGGTTCTCTGAAGCGATGCAGATGCAATCTGATGCACCGCCGGTCGAAGTGTCGCGCAAATCGCCGTGGCTGGCTGCCGGACTTTCCGCGCTGTTGCCGGGAGCCGGCGAGTTCTATGCCGAAAGCTATTGGAAAGCTGCCGCGTTTCTCGCGATTGATATTGCTGCTTGGGGGCTTGCCTACCATTTCGACAAGAAGGGGGACCGGCAGACCGACTTTTTCCAGGATTACGCAAATCAGAACTGGGATCCTGAGAAGTACGCCCAGTTTTCGTTCGACCACTATCTGACAACGCAGCAGCAAGATGACTTCCGGAACCGGTTGTTCAAGCCGGGCGCAACTCCTCGCGAGAGAGTGAATTGGAATGTGCTGAACGAAATGGAACGCGTTATTGCGGCTACAGCAGAAGGCCGCTTCTATTCTCACACGCTGCCTCCCTTCGGCGATCAGCAGTACTACGAACTGATTGGAAAGTACCAGCAGTTTTATCAAGGTTGGAACGACGCCGATCCTTCGCTCACAACCTACGCACTTATCGAAGCAAAAATCAAGACCGACCACACGAACTTCAAGTACTATTCTCTTGAACGCGGCAAGGCGAACGATTTCTACACGACAGCAACAACGTACGTGACCATTGCGATTGTCAATCATGTGCTCAGTGCCGTTGACGCAGCCTGGACAGCCGCCAGCTACAACCGTAACCTTCATGCATCTGTTCGCATGCAACATGTTCCGACATACCGGGGGTACGCGTTGATACCTGTTGCGCGGGTTGAGTATTCCTTCTGAGGCTACCTGCAGGAAAGGACAACAAGGCGCAGAAATGCGCCTTTGCTATTTTTGCACGCGGATGATGATGAACGCAGCGCCGACTAAAAAAAGAAGGTTTGCCATCCAAGCGGTAAGCAACGGATTGACATCGCCGTTGTAACCGAACACCTGGCTTACTTTCATGAAGATAAGATAGATGAAACAAATCAGCAGGCTGATGCCGAGTTGCACGCCAATTCCTCCACGCCGTTTCACCGACGCAAACGGAACCCCGAACAATACCACAATCACCGACGCAAACGGAAACGAAATTTTGCTGTGATAATCCACCAACCAGCGCGAAACATCCTGCCCTGCACGGCGTTGATTGTCGATAAACTTCTCGAGAGCCCGATACTCCATTTCATCGGGTTGTTCCTGTTTCTTGCGCAAATCTTCGGGGTCGAAATGGATCTTCTCCAGAAAGTGAATCTCGAATGCTTCGTAATGCTCCTTGTCGTCGGCGAACCAGCGCCTGACGCCTGACCGCATCATCCACCGGTGGCCGGTGGAGTCCCATTCCATCGTCTGAGCATCGATGCGTCCAACCAGCATTGTGCGATTGGTGTCGTTGAAATCCTGAATACTCACGCGGCTTGCGGTCGAGCGGTATTCATCATAGTATCCTATGGAGAGAATGCGGGTCGGCGAGTCCTGAATGTAGATATTTGCCCCCGATCCGCTGACGGTGTTCTTCAGCAAATACACTCGCTCGAGCGTGAACTTGTGCTTGTTTGCTTTTGGAACGATCCAGCCGTTGAAGTACACGGACGCGATGCTGATGATGAATGCGACAACAAGATAGGGGATGACGATTCTGTATAAACTCATGCCACCTGCTTTCATTGCCGTCAGTTCGTTCTGTGTTGACATTCGGGCGGTGACAAAGAGGCTCGCCAGCAACAAGGCAACCGGCATGATCAGTTTGATGATCTCCGGCATGAAATACAGGTAGTACGTGAGGATGATTTGGACTGATGCGTTTCTGTCGATAAAATCATCCAGGTTTTCCATCGCATCAATAACGATGAAGACAACGAGAACGCCCAACAGCGAAAAGAGTGTAGTCGTGAGGAATTGCCTGATGATATAGCGATCGATCAACTTCATTCGGCAAACCGGGCATTGTACGATGCATCCTCCGGCATGTCCTTGCGCCAACGCTTCGGAATGAGTCTTCGCATAAAGCCCCAGTCGATAACCACGGCTTCTTTGCCGATACGCAGAGTCAGGTACACGCCGATGATGCCGAGTAGAATGTTGGCCGCCCACATGCCCCAGAATGGCGAGAGGAGATTGCGGTCGGCGAGTTTTTCTCCTCCAATCAGAAAAGCCCAGTACATCAGGAAAAATCCGAAGCTCAGGGTTGCGGCAATACCGAATCCTCCGCGCCGCGACATGATGCCCAGCGGTACACCCACCAGTACGAACACAATGCACGCAATCGGAATCGAGTACTTCTTGTGAATCTCCACTTTGTACTGGTCGATTCTTCTGTTTTCCATGTCGATACGCAGCAGCTCATTCTGCACAGTCGAGCTTGTGACACGAACGCGAGTCTCGGCTGATTCGGTTCCTCTGATGGTAGTCTGAAGAAGCTGTGCGGGCATGTTGAATGTGCCGAACGTGATTTGCCCCTCGGCAGGGGGTGCCGGTTTTTGGGGAACGAGGCCGGTGAGGAGGCGTTCCATATCCTGTGTCACAAGGTGCTGGAGGCCGGAGTCGAGCTTTTGTCTGGATTGTTGCAGGCTGTCAACAATACCCAGCATGACGTGTGCACTCAGCTCACGGTCGCCGCGCATCACCGTGCCTTCCTCGGTTCGCTCGAAATCGAATCCCTGTACATCTGTTACAATGCGGTGGTTCTCGAACCGGATGCGTTTGTACTCGACCATGTTCGCAAGGTTGAGTTCGTGGATCTCGCCCCTGTGCAAATCCATAATGAGCTTGCGGGTATCCTGGGAAAAGGAGATTGTTCCCCGTTCGGCAGTGATAACGACGTTGGAATTCGGATTCGTATAGTCGTACAGTGTGATCCCTTCAAGGTCGTTGCTCTTCTCGAACGTCTTCTTCACAAGCATGCTGTATCCCTGAATCTCCTGGGAGAACAGGCCTGCAACCATGCTGAACGTTGGTCGCTTGCGGCGGATATCCATCGTCAGCGTCTTGGCGCGGTGGTTTGCTTCCGGCAGAACGTCATTATTGAACACCACGAGCAATGTCGCCAGAATTCCCGCAGTCACAACTACAGGCGCCATCATCCGGTAAATGCTCACGCCGCTTGCTTTCATCGCAGTGATTTCGTTTCGTGATGAAAGATCGCCGAATGCCATGAGTACGGCAACCAATACGGACATTGGCACGGCAAGGACAAGCATCCAAGCAAGATTCAGTGTGATGAGTTCAAAGATCGTCCATGCGCTCAATCCCTTTCCCACAAGCTGATCGATAAACTTCATTACAAATTGAAGGAGAAACAGGAACATCAGCGTGCAAAGCGAGAAGAGAAACGGTCCGATGTGGGCGCGCAGGAGGTAGAATGAAAGATGTCGCGGAAAGACGTGAAGCTTCATGCATCAATATACTTGAGTAAGGAGTTTTTTCCAAGGAACAACCGGGGAAGGAAGGCTTGAAAGATATGCTCTGCCAAATCCCCGAACTTGTTCCCCCGCAGGAAGTTGTGGAGCATTTTATACACAACAAATGGCTTGATATTTAGACGACAATTCTCTACGTTAATGCAGCCGAGCCCGGTTTTTCGGTCCCACATCCAAGGAGGATTGACCATATCGATTGCTTTTGCTAATGCATGGAAACGCCCGTCTTCGGAGTGTTGCAGGTAGAGGACCGAAGCGTGGTTCATCCACAGATGCAGAGGTCGGACACCATCACCACTCCGCACAAACTTAGTCCACCGCTCAGGGCATATACATTTTGAGAATCGACGTGGTTTTTCTTTTCCGGAGTCTCCTTCGTGTTTTGCACGCGCATCCCGTCAGGGTTGTTGCGCTTTTCTTCTCGATTGTCTTTGCGGGGCTGGTGTTCCTTTCTCCCGATTCAACTTCGGGATTCTATCGTCCTGCCTCGCACTATGAGTCTCTGTTTCCTCCGCCGGATTCCATTCCCGGAGGTGTAGTGACAAAAACTCAACCCGGCGACCCGCAATTTCCTACTTCAATCCGATCAAGAACCGGAGGGAGAAGTATCGGCGGAGCAAGCGGACAGTTCTCCAGCCCGACCTCACGCACAAGTGAAACCCCGGCATTCGAGGATACCACCTGGGTTGTGTACCTGGATTCCACCGCACGGCTTGAGCATTGGAAGTACAAGCGCTACGATCCGCCGCAGGTGCAGCTTTTTCCGGACCGGGTGTATCCGTTGTTTACCAGCCCAACACAAACACCGGTACGCCATCAGGTTACTGCGGATTCAGCAGTATCGAGACTGTTTTTCAGCACGAAGATTGGTAATGAGGATGTGAAGATTCCCGTCAGTCTCACGCTCAAGGAATATATTGCCGAGCGGCAGAAATATGAACGCCGGAAGTTGTTCGCCGACGAGGCACGAAAGCCGAAAACTCTCGCGTTGAAGAAAGACATCGGCGACGTCTTTTCCAGCTTCACCAAGATTCAAATTCCGGTTCCGGCGAACCCGATCATGAGCATCTTCGGCAAGCCCGAAATCAATCTGCAAATCAGCGGCGCCGTTGATATTCGGGCAGGTTTCCGTTCCACGAAGAACGATCAGCAGACAATCAACGTTTTCGATCAAACACGGAACGAGCCGGATTTCAATCAGGAAGTGCAAGTGGCAGTCAACGGCACGATCGGAGACAAGCTGAATATCCTTGCCGACTGGAACACGCAGCGTACATTCGAGTTCGAGAATCAACTCAAAATCAAATATACAGGCTACGAAGACGAGATTGTGCAGAGCATTGAGGCCGGGAACGTTTCGCTTCAAACCCCCTCGGCGTTGATCGGTCAAAGCGCCGCGCTGTTCGGCATCAAAGCCAAATTGCAGACGGGCCCGCTGACCCTGACCACAATTGCGTCGCAAAAGAAAGGGCAAATCAAAGAGGTTGAAGCCAAAGGTGGCGCTCAAGAGAATCCGTTTTCGATTGATGCATACGACTATGCCACGAATTACTATTTTGTTGATACATCGTACCGTCCTCTTTTTGAGCCTTACTACCTGAATGATCCTGCGACCGTAAATTCCGGTAGCCAGATTCTCGAAGAGGAAGTGTGGGTGTTCTTCTCAGGCAACGATCAAACGCAAATTCTGAACTCGCGGCAGGCGTCCGTTCATATTGTGCTGGATCCGAGACCTGCCGGCGGTTACGGAGACTCGCTGCGGCTTGCTAACGATCCACCAGGAAGGGTGGAGAACCTTCGAATGCGTCGACTTCTTGCCAGTGAATATGAACTCATGGGGGATGGCTATATCGGTGTTATTGCCCTGAATGCCGTCAGCGACCAGCAAACCGTCGGTATTGCCTATCGCACGGCCGACGGCAGGCAGTACGGCGATTTGTCTCGCGATATCCCCGCGCAGGATACCTCGCGCACATTCGTTCTGAAGATGGTTAAACCAAAGAATCTGAATTCCGTCGGCCCGCGATACGATATTGCCTGGAGGCAGATGTTGAAGAACATCTACTCGCTCAGGCTGAGGAACATCCGCAAGGCCGGGTTTGAGTTGGATGTGTACCGGCGACAAGACGGTCAAGACCCGGTGAATATCATACAGAACGAGCGGCTTCTGCGTGTGTTGGGTGTTGACAGATTTAACGCTGATGATTCACCCGCACCAAACGGCGATAATGTGTTCGATTTTCGT
It encodes the following:
- the lptG gene encoding LPS export ABC transporter permease LptG; amino-acid sequence: MKLIDRYIIRQFLTTTLFSLLGVLVVFIVIDAMENLDDFIDRNASVQIILTYYLYFMPEIIKLIMPVALLLASLFVTARMSTQNELTAMKAGGMSLYRIVIPYLVVAFIISIASVYFNGWIVPKANKHKFTLERVYLLKNTVSGSGANIYIQDSPTRILSIGYYDEYRSTASRVSIQDFNDTNRTMLVGRIDAQTMEWDSTGHRWMMRSGVRRWFADDKEHYEAFEIHFLEKIHFDPEDLRKKQEQPDEMEYRALEKFIDNQRRAGQDVSRWLVDYHSKISFPFASVIVVLFGVPFASVKRRGGIGVQLGISLLICFIYLIFMKVSQVFGYNGDVNPLLTAWMANLLFLVGAAFIIIRVQK
- a CDS encoding LptF/LptG family permease — encoded protein: MKLHVFPRHLSFYLLRAHIGPFLFSLCTLMFLFLLQFVMKFIDQLVGKGLSAWTIFELITLNLAWMLVLAVPMSVLVAVLMAFGDLSSRNEITAMKASGVSIYRMMAPVVVTAGILATLLVVFNNDVLPEANHRAKTLTMDIRRKRPTFSMVAGLFSQEIQGYSMLVKKTFEKSNDLEGITLYDYTNPNSNVVITAERGTISFSQDTRKLIMDLHRGEIHELNLANMVEYKRIRFENHRIVTDVQGFDFERTEEGTVMRGDRELSAHVMLGIVDSLQQSRQKLDSGLQHLVTQDMERLLTGLVPQKPAPPAEGQITFGTFNMPAQLLQTTIRGTESAETRVRVTSSTVQNELLRIDMENRRIDQYKVEIHKKYSIPIACIVFVLVGVPLGIMSRRGGFGIAATLSFGFFLMYWAFLIGGEKLADRNLLSPFWGMWAANILLGIIGVYLTLRIGKEAVVIDWGFMRRLIPKRWRKDMPEDASYNARFAE